The following coding sequences lie in one Mustelus asterias chromosome 8, sMusAst1.hap1.1, whole genome shotgun sequence genomic window:
- the LOC144497521 gene encoding volume-regulated anion channel subunit LRRC8B-like encodes MFTVTEFKWLTDPQTAYRILKPWWDVFSHYICMVMLLISLLGGTLQIAQNKMLCLPCKVVINNSCKTPWESSSGTPASNTPALSGIKNLLDRQQYVYIDAVCYEKQLHWFSKFFPYLVLWQTLLFLICSNFWFKYPSTSSRLEHFITILHKCFDSPWTTRALSEAVEVNGEKQPYRKSKDVSRISFSSVNFEMGGKLAVSRVEPNFPDPTEKTILDRKEGEQAKAIFEKVKKFKAHVEEKDIIYKLYMRQIIIKVVLFIFIISYIPYYIIEMRFDITCKVDIQVFTGYQQYHCVHSLATIFKLLASCYAVLVVIHGFLSVYSLYWMLRRSLKKYSFETVREESSYRDIPDIINDFAFILHLSDQYDPLYSKRFSVFLSEVSENKLKQINLNLEWTAERLRYKLQKNPQDKVELSLFMLSGLPDAVFELKELEVLKLELLTEAKFQTAMSQLTNLKELHLYHTPTTVDQQALNCLSENLQILHIKFTDMDKAPRWIFNLKNLTELHLTGNIKMEKNHFVSLSGLENLKNLKVLYMKNSLPHIPAVVTGSGLLLNKLSIDNEGTKLTVFNTLKNMINLTNLELLNCDLERIPHSIFSLYNLREIDLKGNRLKTIEEIISFQHLKWLSCLKLWHNAIAYIPVQIGTLSNLEQLYLNHNRIETVPSQLFLCHKLRYLDISNNYLTFFGDEISDLKHLQYLNVSNNNLESLPNGLFQCHNLRTLLVGKNSLIVLSPLVGELENLAHLELTGNQFEFLPEELGRCSFKPGGLVVEETVFNSLPASIRERFLKSDTEQA; translated from the exons ATGTTTACAGTGACCGAGTTCAAATGGTTGACAGATCCTCAGACAGCCTACCGCATACTGAAGCCATGGTGGGATGTTTTCAGCCATTACATTTGCATGGTGATGCTGCTGATTTCCCTGCTAGGTGGAACCCTACAGATCGCTCAGAATAAAATGCTATGCCTCCCATGCAAGGTGGTTATTAATAACAGCTGCAAGACCCCCTGGGAGAGTAGCAGTGGGACTCCAGCCAGTAATACCCCTGCTCTGAGTGGGATAAAGAACCTGCTAGACCGGCAGCAGTACGTATACATCGATGCTGTGTGCTACGAGAAGCAGCTCCACTGGTTTTCCAAGTTCTTCCCCTACCTGGTGCTCTGGCAGACGCTGCTCTTTTTAATATGCAGCAACTTTTGGTTCAAGTACCCCAGCACCAGCTCGAGGCTCGAGCACTTCATCACCATCCTCCACAAGTGCTTCGACTCGCCGTGGACAACCCGGGCCCTGTCCGAGGCCGTCGAGGTCAACGGCGAGAAGCAGCCGTACCGCAAATCCAAGGACGTCTCCAGGATCTCTTTCTCCTCCGTCAACTTCGAGATGGGCGGCAAGCTGGCGGTCAGCCGAGTGGAGCCCAACTTCCCCGACCCAACCGAGAAAACGATCCTGGATCGGAAGGAGGGTGAGCAGGCCAAAGCCATCTTCGAAAAGGTGAAGAAGTTCAAAGCGCATGTTGAAGAAAAGGATATCATCTACAAGTTGTACATGAGACAGATTATCATCAAAGTTGTTCTATtcatttttattatttcatataTTCCCTATTATATTATCGAGATGCGTTTTGATATCACATGCAAGGTTGACATACAGGTATTTACAGGATATCAGCAGTATCACTGTGTCCATTCTTTGGCAACTATATTCAAACTCTTAGCCTCTTGTTATGCAGTACTGGTTGTGATACATGGGTTTCTCAGTGTCTATAGCCTATACTGGATGCTCCGACGCTCACTGAAGAAATATTCCTTTGAAACTGTGCGCGAGGAAAGCAGTTACAGGGACATCCCAGATATTATAAACGACTTTGCCTTCATTCTTCACTTGTCAGACCAGTACGATCCACTTTATTCAAAGcgattctctgtctttctctcagaGGTCAGCGAGAACAAATTGAAGCAGATTAACCTTAATCTGGAGTGGACGGCCGAGAGATTAAGGTATAAACTGCAGAAGAACCCTCAGGACAAGGTGGAGTTGTCCCTGTTCATGTTGAGTGGACTTCCTGACGCTGTGTTTGAACTGAAAGAACTCGAAGTGCTGAAGCTGGAGCTCCTAACTGAAGCCAAGTTCCAAACGGCAATGTCCCAACTCACCAACCTTAAGGAGCTGCACCTTTACCACACGCCGACCACAGTGGACCAACAGGCACTGAACTGTCTATCTGAAAACCTGCAGATATTGCACATCAAGTTCACTGACATGGACAAAGCCCCGCGTTGGATTTTTAATCTAAAGAATCTGACAGAACTTCATTTAACGGGCAACATAAAAATGGAGAAGAATCACTTTGTGTCCTTAAGTGGACTTGAGAACCTAAAGAATTTAAAAGTTCTATACATGAAAAATAGTCTCCCTCACATTCCAGCAGTGGTAACTGGCTCAGGGCTCCTCCTAAACAAACTGTCCATTGATAATGAAGGTACAAAACTAACAGTGTTCAACACATTGAAGAATATGATAAACCTCACAAACCTGGAACTCCTTAACTGTGACCTGGAGCGCATTCCACATTCAATTTTCAGCTTGTACAATCTACGTGAAATTGATCTAAAAGGCAACAGACTTAAGACCATTGAAGAAATCATTAGTTTCCAGCATCTGAAATGGCTGTCTTGCCTTAAACTTTGGCACAATGCTATTGCATACATACCAGTGCAAATTGGGACACTATCAAATCTCGAGCAACTGTACCTTAACCATAACAGGATTGAAACCGTACCGTCACAACTATTTCTGTGTCACAAGTTACGGTACTTGGACATCAGCAATAATTACTTGACTTTCTTTGGTGATGAGATCAGTGATCTGAAACATCTTCAATATCTTAATGTATCCAACAATAAT CTGGAATCCTTACCCAACGGACTATTCCAGTGCCACAACCTGCGGACATTACTTGTGGGCAAGAACAGCTTGATTGTATTATCGCCTCTCGTGGGAGAATTGGAGAACCTTGCACATTTGGAACTGACTGGAAACCAGTTTGAGTTCCTGCCTGAAGAGTTAGGCCGGTGTAGCTTTAAACCGGGTGGCCTTGTTGTGGAGGAGACAGTTTTTAACTCGCTGCCAGCCTCCATCAGAGAACGCTTCTTGAAGAGTGACACAGAGCAAGCATAA